GAGCAGAGGATATGATCTCCGGCCTTGACGAAAGTTAAGATAGCGCAAAGGATGGCAGCCATGCCGGAAGATGTGGCAACACCGGCTTCTGCACCTTCGAGCACAGCAGCTGCTTGTTCGAAGGCGGCTGTATTCGGATTGCCATTTCGCGAGTATAGATAACTATCATTCTGCCCCTCAAAATAGCTCTCTAAGTGGGTGAGATCACGAAATGTAAAAACAGAAGTCTGATAAATGGGCATCGATTCAGAATCGTTCGACACCGGAAGACGTGCGCTTGCATGAACCGCATGTGTGGTCATATGCTTCGATTTCAAGACGAAGACTCCTTTCGGCAATAAAATAAATACGATCAAGCAGGTTATGTAATGATATAGAGTAACCTTAACAAAAAAAACATACAGGTTGTACATGGAAATTGAAAGGGATGTATACGTGCGCTGTGGATATAATCAAAAGCCAGCCCACGGCTCTTGATGAAAAAGAGTCGGGGCTGGCTTCTGAGGGTTGAGAAGAGCTGTGTTATCTCTCAAGGTTGTACGCAGCACGTCTGTTTATGACTAAGACATAGCCGATAAGCAGCAGCAGGACCCCGCCGATGATAAAGGGCGAATATTCCTGCACAGCGGCTGCCGCTTGTTTATAGTGGGGGCCGAAAGCATAGCCTGCGTATACATAGACGGCCGTAATGGGCAGCGTAGCGGCAAAGGTATACACAGAGAATTGCCATACATTCATTTTGGCCATGCCACACGGAATTGAAATCAACGTGCGGACACCGGGAAGAAAGCGGGCAAAGAAAGCAACGCCCGGCCCGTACTTATGAAAAAAGCGATCGGCCTTTTCCACCTGCTGCTCGCGGATGAAAAGATATTTCCCATACCGCAGGATGAAGGGGCGCCCGCCATAACGTCCGACAGCGTACAGCGTAAGTGGGCCAAGGGTGCCGCCGATAGTTCCTGCCAGCACGGCAAGCCAATAATTCATCTCTCCCTGATAAACCCAGTATCCGGCCAAGGGCAGTACGAGTTCGGCCGGAACGAATTCGAATGTTAATGCCAGCATCAATCCAAAATACGAAAGTCCTTTTAGGATTTCTACAAAGGCAAGAATAAGCTCCGTCATTGTAGACTCCTTTCCGAGGTTGTAAGTGGTGTCGTTTTCCTTATACGGTTATATGCTGGCAAGGTTTCAAGAATATTGTCTTACTTGGTGTTCTCTCCAAAGATTTTTCGTTCCAGCTCGCGTCCGGTCGGTGTAGCGGCAAGCCCGCCGAGCGCTGTTTCTTTTAACGTATTCGGCATTGCGCAGCCGATGCGGTACATCGCTTCAATGACCTCATCTGTTGGAATCGCACTTTTGATTCCTGCAAGCGCCATATCAGCCGCGACCATAGCGTTAGAAGCTCCCATGGCATTTCGCTTCACGCAGGGAACCTCCACTAGACCTGCTACCGGATCACAGACCAGACCCAGCATGTTTTTAAGCGCGATCGCCACAGCTTGTGCCGATTGCTCCGGTGAGCCTCCTGCCATTTCTACGATGGCGGCAGCGGCCATGCCGGTTGCAGATCCGACTTCAGCCTGGCATCCACCTGCTGCTCCGGAGATGAATGCGTTATTGGCAATGACAAAGCCGATAGCGCCTGCCGTAAACAAATAGTTGACCATTTGCTCGCGGCTTGCATTAAGCTTCGGGGCTACAGCGAATAGTGTACCCGGGACAATGCCGCAGGCACCAGCCGTCGGTGTGGCGCAGATTGTACCCATCTTGGCATTGACTTCATTCGTCGCCACCGACTTGCTGACAGCATCAAGCAAAAGTGTGCCTGACAGCGGTTTTTTCTCCTGCAGATAAGTCTGCAATAATACCGCATCGCCACCGGTTAGTCCCGTATGTGAGCGATCCGCTTCCTTAATGCCGCGTTGTACGGCTTCTTCCATAACATCTAGATTACGTGTCATCATTGCTAGTACATCTGTGCGGCTTTTGCCGGACATGTCGCATTCTGTCTCGATCATAACCTCGGCAATGGATTTATTCTCAGTGGTGCAGCGCTCCACCAGTTCTGCAATGGTACGAAAAGACATCCTACATCACTTCCTTCTCCATGTTGTTACAGGGCGGGAATGCTAGACACGCGATTAATATGAGGAAGCGCACAGATGTCCTGCTTGATTTCATCTGCTCCAGATTGATCGGTTTCAATAACCATAAGCGCTTCGGCTCCTTTGGATTTGCGTGCCATTTCCATGTACCCGATGTTTAGTTTATGTGCTGCGAGCACCTCTGATACGGAGGCGACCAAGCCGTAGCGGTCTTCATGCCAGACGAGAAGGGTAGGCATATCCCCGGTCAAACGTACGGAAAAGCCGTCAACTTCGGTCAGTTCTACCTTGCCACCGCCGATGGAAATCCCGCACACTTCAAGAGCACGGGTTTTGTCATAAAGAACAAGGCGGGCCGTATTAGGATGATTCGGTATATCATCGGACGTACGGATCGTAATCTCCACATTCAGATCCTTTGCAATAGCCAGCGAATCGGTGATACGCTGATCGAATGTATCGAATCCGAGGATGCCGCCTACAATCGCAATTTCCGTTCCATGGCCTTTGTATGTTTTGGCGAATGAACCGTAAAAGGTAATCTCCGCCTTCGTCGGCTGATTCCCGAACAGATTTCTTGCGATCAGGCCAATCCGGGCTGCGCCGGCTGTATGAGAGCTGGAAGGACCGATCATAACCGGTCCGATAATATCAAATACAGAGCGATACTTCATCGTATAGCCTCCTGTTTTCTAAGCAGAATAATCATCATGTTCTAAAGGACGCAGCGCCACCACGTTTGTAATCTGGGGCAGGCGCGTAATCGTATCCATTACCTCCGCATCGATATGTTCATCGGTTAAGGAGACGAGCAGCGCGTTTTTCCCTTTTTGCTCACGTGATACTTTCATGCTAGAGATATTAATATGATGTGTGGCGAGGATGCGCGACACGTCGCGGATCACGCCAGGGTAATCTATGTGATAGACGAGAATACCGTGTGTACCTGGTACAATTCGGCAGTTGTAGTGATTTATTTTGCTAATAAATACATCTTGATGATCTTTTTCAAGTCTATATTTATTCTTACCCACCTGTAAGACAGCGATTTCATTCGTATACTCTCCTGAGCTGGCTTCAATCTTCATCGCATGTTTATCTGCTTGCCCAAGTAGACCTGTGATAAGATTGCGGGCGATTTCTTCGCGATGCTCATATGTGAGAATATTGAGTGAAGCTTCTGTTATGCCTTGCTCTAGGTGGCGGATCAGCTTGCCCAATTCAACAAGATCGGCATAGTTAACCATGTGCGTCCTCCTCAAAGTTCATGTAGCACTAACAAGATTGTAAGTAAAACACGAACATTATTCAATGGTTAAATGCGCATCGAATAAAACAACGGAAAAATGTTCGTGTTTTGTAGTAGGTGGACCTATAAATTACATGCTGCTATGGTCGGAAAAATAAGAAGAGAAAAAAGTTTCTAAAACATAGTTGACGAATGAGTTTAATAATATTAAGATAAAAAGCAAGCAATTGAATAAACAATGACTCTTATCAAGAGAGGCGGAGGGACTGGCCCGATGAAGCCTCGGCAACCGTACCGGCATATTGCTGTGTAATGGTGCCAATTCCAGCAGAACTGTAGTTCTGAAAGATAAGAGGTCGAACGGACCCTATTGTGTATCCGATGGCCTCTTATCTTAAGAGGCCATTTTTTGTTGGAATTTCGCGATGGGTACATACCAAAGACAAAAAGATGAAAGAGGGGATTCATAATGAAGAAATGGTTGGTGGCACTGCTTGTTGTATTGAGCATTGGACTTTTGGCTGCATGCGGGCAAAAAGAAGAAAAAGCAGCAAATGGAGGGACAGCACAGGAACCGAAGAAAATTAAAGTAGGTGCAAGCGCTGTGCCGCATGCGGAAATCTTAGACCATGTAAAGGAAAAGCTGAAAGAACAGGGCATTGAGATGGAAGTAAAAGTGTTTGATGATTATGTCCTGCCAAATACAGCGCTTGAAGATAAGCAGCTAGATGCGAACTATTTCCAAACGGTTCCGTATATGGAGCAGTTCAATAAAAAGCACGGTACACATATTGCAGCGCTTGATGGTATCCACTTCGAGCCGATGGGTCTCTACCCTGGTAAAGAAAAAGGAGTAGAGCCAAAGCAGGGCGCAGTGATTGCGATTCCGGACGATGTGACAAACAGTGCACGTGCGCTGAAATTGCTTGAAACACAGGGCTGGATTAAACTGACGCCGAATAAAGAGCTTAATAGCATTACAAAACAAGACATTGTCGAAAATCCAAAAAACATCCAGGTAAAAGAAATGCAGGCTGCAATGCTTGCTCGTGCAGTGAATGAAGTAGATTACGCTGTAATCAACGGTAACTATGCAATGGAAGGCGGACTTGCGCCGGATACTGCCATTGCTATGGAGAAAAAGGAGTCCGATGCAGCAAAGCAGCATGCTAATATCATCAGTGTACGTACGGGCGATGAAGGCCGAGAAGATATTAAAAAGCTGATCGAGGTATTAAAATCCGATGATGTGAAGAAATTTATTGAAGAGAAATACAAAGGAGCCGTTGTTCCGGTCTTCTAATAGAAAAGAAAATCAACTAGTTTATGCTTGCTAAGTCCTGATTAATAATAATCAGGACTTTTTTCTTGTGTATCTTGCTTCTTCTTCTTTCTTTTTGTATGATTTTTAGTAAATATAGACTATGTAAATATACTTATATAAGGAGAGGCGATCATGAAGATCCATACGCGTGTTTTTCTTGCTATTCTTGGCATCGTTATTTTAATGTTTGCATCAATCATTGGGACGGTTTCCGTTCTATCAAAGAATAAAGCGGAAGAGGAAGCAAAGAAGATTACCGCATCTTTTGCCAAAGAGCAAGCCAACAGCATCTCGAATGAGTTACAGACACCTCTGAATGCGGCTCACAGTCTTGCCGCTACATTCGAATCTATGGTTAAGACAGGTAATTACTCTCCTGCCACATATGATGTGATATTGAAGAATATGACAGAGAAGCATGGGACATTTCTTGGGACCTGGATTGTTACCGAACCCAATGTGTTTGGCGATAAAACAGTGCAGACTGCATATTCTCAAGCCTATGACAAAACGGGACGCTTTGTATCCTTCTGGGCGCGTAATGGGAATGGGATAGAGCGTGCGGGTGTTGAGAATACGGAAAATATGAAGGAAGGAACACATGATTTTTATATGCTGCCGAAGAAAACGGGGAAAGAAACGATTATGGACCCGTATATGTATGAAATCAACGGCAAGAATGTATTGATGACTTCGTTAATCGTTCCGCTGACTATCAACGATACATTTGTAGGAGTTATTGGGGTGGATTTGTCACTTGATTATTTTCAGGAGATGAATAGCAAGATCAAGCTCTATGATAGCGGATTTGGCGTCATTCTTTCAAATAACGCAACATTTGTGGCGCACCCAACGAAAGAGAATATCGGAAAAAATGTGACAGAGTTAAAAGGTCTGCAAAATGTGGAGCAGCTAAAAAATGCGGTAAAAACAGGTACGGCCTATACTATCCTTGACTATTCACCAACAACGAAAAGCGAACTGTACAAAGTAACTGAACCGATTGCGGTTGGCAGCACAGCTACACCGTGGTCCTATGTTATCGCAGTTCCATTGAATGAAGTGCTTGCTTCGGCCAATGGTATGATGCTGTTGAGTTTAAGTATGGCGCTGATCGGGACAATCATCCTGGCGATTCTTCTGCATTTCATTGTACGTGCCGTAGTGCGGCCGATTACGACCGCTGCTTCCTACTGCAAGCAAATGGCAGATGGGGATTTTACATTCGAAGTGCCTGAGCGGGATCTTGTGCGCAAGGATGAGGTTGGCGAGCTTGCTGTATCGCTTATTGGTATTAAAGAGAATATGAAAGCTATGATCGAGAGAATGAAAGATCATGCAACCACGGTGTCCGCATCGGCGGCACAGCTACAGCGCAGCACCGATCAGGGTGTGCATGCAGCTGATGAGATTGTACGGGCGGTACAGGAGGTTGCCAGCGGCTCAATCGTGCAGGAGCAGAGTGCGGATGAAAGTGCTCGGGCGATGGAAGAAATGGCGCTTGGAATTCAGCGTGTAGCGGAAGCTTCCTCCTCGATTGCAGAGGCGTCTAGCGATATTACGAATCAAGTTCGGACAAGCAACGGCTCTGTGCAGCAGGCAATCAGGCAGATGGAGTCAATTCGCACGGTGACCGATGAGACGGCATCGGCGATTCAGACACTGCAACGAGATTCGGAGGAAGCAGGTGGTATTCTTCAATTGATTACCGAAGTATCGGCACAGACTAATCTGCTCGCATTAAATGCGGCTATCGAAGCGGCTCGAGCTGGTGAGGCGGGCCGGGGATTTGCGGTTGTTGCCGATGAAATTCGAAAGCTGGCTGATCAGACGGGAAGTTCGGCTGCGAAAATACAGGCGCTAATCGAGCAAATCCAATCCAATACGGCTCAAGCGGTGCACTCGATGGAGGAGAGCAAGATGAACGTAGGGGATGGGATTGCGACCATTCATCAGGTTGGCAGCATCTTCGAACAGATCATGACAGCGATTGAGAGCATTACGAGTCAAATCCAAGAGATGTCTGCTGTATCAGAAGAGATGTCTGCAAGCACAGAACAAGTTAGCGCTTCTGTTGAGGAGATGGCACGCATTGCGAAGGAATCTGCTGCTAGTACAAAACAGGTGGCAGCTTCTTCACAAGGACAGTTGGCCAATATGAATGACATGCGGCAGGCCGCTGCATCGCTGTCATCTATGGCACAGGCACTTGAAGTGTTGATTCACGAATTTAAAGTAGTAAAATAAGTGGATAATCTGTACGCCTAGCAGGCACCGGATGAGAAAGCTTCTTCTCATCCGGTGCTTTTTTATTCGGGTCCGCTCATATACTGTAGATGGAGCTTGATGCAGAAGGGAAGTGGGAGAATGCAGCAGGATACACAAATCAAGGCGTTAGTCCGGCGTTATTTGCCCCCGGGTTCTACGCTAGCAATGCTTGATGGGCCTTTGCCAAAACCGGCGGTTGTGCTTGCTGATTTTGCTGGGAGTGGTGCAAAGGAAGTGGCGGCGGGTTATATATGGAGCGGGCATCCATATGTCATGATTTTACGCTACGATAACCATGCCTGGCACAAATCAGCTACAGTAGAAGGCAGCGGATATGCGATTTCTTACCTGGGGGCAGCCAAGATCACAAGTCCATCAAAAAGTGACCTTATTATTGGATGGCAGCGGGGAGCCATATGGTCGGAACTTGTAGTATGTACATACACCGACCAAGGGTGGAAGAAAGTCCCCGGTGATCTATTCTACAGCCAGATTGAAGTAGAGGATATGCCAGGAAAGGAGGGAAGAGATGGGCGCGCTGAAATAGCCTTGTGGCAGCATGATACGGGTAGAGCATATAAGGTAAAGATATATCGCTATCAGGATGGCAAATGGACGCCTGCCACAGATGTCTATCCATACTATTTTAAAAAAGTTGCCGCCTATTATGAGCAAAGAGTACGGGAGGAGCCGAAGGCAGCGTTTTATCGCTATTATCTTGCGGATGCACAGCTTAAAGCCGGCATGCCTGAACAGGCGCTTCTCTCCATTCAGGCTGGTCTCGCACTCTCACCATCGTATCCGCCGCCTGCTGCGTGGCTTGCGTTGAAGAAACAAGCAATGGAGAAGCAGCATACAAGACAGACGGCCTTGTACCCGGCTTCAATAAAGCAAATAGGGGGAACGAACTGGGGCTATATTGATGCAGAGGGGCGTTTTTTCATTGCGCCAACATATAGCTATGCCAACCCGTTTCAGGCAAACGGATTAGCGGTTGTAGAGGAAAAAGGAAGATCAGGTGTCATTAATTCATCCGGGGCATTTGTTATAGAACCAAAATATGAATATATCAGCCCGTTTACTGAAGGATTGGCTATCGTGAATGTGAAGGATGGCTTTGCCGTAATCAATGAACAGGGGGATATGCTAACGACGAAGCTGTATTCCTATATCGCTCCCTATCACGAGGGGCGGGCGGTCTTTCAGGACAGCGAGTTTCGCTACGGATACCTAGATACTGCCGGCAGGGAAGCAATTCCTCCGATTTATAAGGAGGCAACCGATTTCCATAGGGGAAAAGCAGTAGTGAAGGTGAAGGATGGCCTATATGCGCTCATTACGATACATGGTGATATTATAATAAAATATCCATATGCATTCGTCGGTAATCCGGGAGACGGGCTGCTGGCGTTTCGCAAAACAGAGCAGGGCAAGTACGGCTATATGGATGAGGGCGGGCATGTTATTATTACGCCGCGTTATACAAGCGCCCAACCGTTTCAAAATGGTCGTGCAGTCGTTAATCTTGCCGCTGATTATACCAATGAATACGGCTTAATTGACCGATCAGGTGCGTTTATTATTCAACCGCAGTTCAATGATATTGAACCACTTGGAGAGGGACGGTTTGCTGTTGGTGTCGCGTTGGACAGTAAAAAGCCATTCATTGGATCAATGTATGCCATTTATGATAAGGATGGAAATAAACGAACCGATTTTATATATGAAAATGTAATGCCATATAAGCAGGGCGTCGCTTCCGTGCACAATCGTACGGAGACATTTTTCATTGATACAAGCGGGCGCAGGGCCGAAGGATGGCCAGTTGTTAGCGGGACTGGGACATTGACTATTGAAGGGGCGCTTATTCGGGCAGATATAGACAACCGCCTATCGTATGTGGATCGTTCAGGGCGGGTAGTATGGCAGCAGAACACAGTGATTCCGCTGCGAGGAACATACAAGGTCAAGGAAGAGAAGTTCAAGCCGAATAAAGATTATCTTGTCTATTATCCGCAGGTCACGGGTCTGTCTCACCCTGAGGTCGAAGCCTCCATTAATAAGAAGCTAAGGCAGCAGTCCGGTATAAAGGAAATTGATCCAAATGTACAGCTCGATTACAATTATCTTGGAGATTTTACGGTTTGGTTTTTCCGCAAGAATCTGCTGGTCATTAAGCTGATTGGATATCAATATTATTTTGGTGCCGCCCACGGGATGCCCACAGAAGTATATCCGCATATTGACCTACAGACCGGCCGCTTCTATGAACTGAAAGATTTGTTTAAGAAGAACAGTGACTATGTGAAGGTGCTGAGTTCGATTATTGAACAACAAATTAAAACGAATCCAAAGTATTCGTATATATGGCAGGATCAGTATAAAGGCATTGCGCCGAATCAGCCGTTTTATGTAGGGGAACATGCGCTGTATATATACTTTACCCCTTACGAGATCGCTGCGTATGTGGCAGGCTTTCCGACATTTACGATTCCGTATGTTGAGATTATGAATATCATTGATACGCAGGGGGCCTTCTGGAGATCATTTCACTAGCCTCTTACATGCATCCCGTCTGCGTGAAGCGGAGGGGATGATTTTTTTCTTTCTTTTTTTCCTATTACACACTGTATAACCATA
This is a stretch of genomic DNA from Aneurinibacillus sp. REN35. It encodes these proteins:
- a CDS encoding DedA family protein, with protein sequence MTELILAFVEILKGLSYFGLMLALTFEFVPAELVLPLAGYWVYQGEMNYWLAVLAGTIGGTLGPLTLYAVGRYGGRPFILRYGKYLFIREQQVEKADRFFHKYGPGVAFFARFLPGVRTLISIPCGMAKMNVWQFSVYTFAATLPITAVYVYAGYAFGPHYKQAAAAVQEYSPFIIGGVLLLLIGYVLVINRRAAYNLER
- the sdaAA gene encoding L-serine ammonia-lyase, iron-sulfur-dependent, subunit alpha, with the protein product MSFRTIAELVERCTTENKSIAEVMIETECDMSGKSRTDVLAMMTRNLDVMEEAVQRGIKEADRSHTGLTGGDAVLLQTYLQEKKPLSGTLLLDAVSKSVATNEVNAKMGTICATPTAGACGIVPGTLFAVAPKLNASREQMVNYLFTAGAIGFVIANNAFISGAAGGCQAEVGSATGMAAAAIVEMAGGSPEQSAQAVAIALKNMLGLVCDPVAGLVEVPCVKRNAMGASNAMVAADMALAGIKSAIPTDEVIEAMYRIGCAMPNTLKETALGGLAATPTGRELERKIFGENTK
- the sdaAB gene encoding L-serine ammonia-lyase, iron-sulfur-dependent subunit beta encodes the protein MKYRSVFDIIGPVMIGPSSSHTAGAARIGLIARNLFGNQPTKAEITFYGSFAKTYKGHGTEIAIVGGILGFDTFDQRITDSLAIAKDLNVEITIRTSDDIPNHPNTARLVLYDKTRALEVCGISIGGGKVELTEVDGFSVRLTGDMPTLLVWHEDRYGLVASVSEVLAAHKLNIGYMEMARKSKGAEALMVIETDQSGADEIKQDICALPHINRVSSIPAL
- a CDS encoding ACT domain-containing protein — its product is MVNYADLVELGKLIRHLEQGITEASLNILTYEHREEIARNLITGLLGQADKHAMKIEASSGEYTNEIAVLQVGKNKYRLEKDHQDVFISKINHYNCRIVPGTHGILVYHIDYPGVIRDVSRILATHHINISSMKVSREQKGKNALLVSLTDEHIDAEVMDTITRLPQITNVVALRPLEHDDYSA
- a CDS encoding MetQ/NlpA family ABC transporter substrate-binding protein, whose protein sequence is MKKWLVALLVVLSIGLLAACGQKEEKAANGGTAQEPKKIKVGASAVPHAEILDHVKEKLKEQGIEMEVKVFDDYVLPNTALEDKQLDANYFQTVPYMEQFNKKHGTHIAALDGIHFEPMGLYPGKEKGVEPKQGAVIAIPDDVTNSARALKLLETQGWIKLTPNKELNSITKQDIVENPKNIQVKEMQAAMLARAVNEVDYAVINGNYAMEGGLAPDTAIAMEKKESDAAKQHANIISVRTGDEGREDIKKLIEVLKSDDVKKFIEEKYKGAVVPVF
- a CDS encoding methyl-accepting chemotaxis protein translates to MKIHTRVFLAILGIVILMFASIIGTVSVLSKNKAEEEAKKITASFAKEQANSISNELQTPLNAAHSLAATFESMVKTGNYSPATYDVILKNMTEKHGTFLGTWIVTEPNVFGDKTVQTAYSQAYDKTGRFVSFWARNGNGIERAGVENTENMKEGTHDFYMLPKKTGKETIMDPYMYEINGKNVLMTSLIVPLTINDTFVGVIGVDLSLDYFQEMNSKIKLYDSGFGVILSNNATFVAHPTKENIGKNVTELKGLQNVEQLKNAVKTGTAYTILDYSPTTKSELYKVTEPIAVGSTATPWSYVIAVPLNEVLASANGMMLLSLSMALIGTIILAILLHFIVRAVVRPITTAASYCKQMADGDFTFEVPERDLVRKDEVGELAVSLIGIKENMKAMIERMKDHATTVSASAAQLQRSTDQGVHAADEIVRAVQEVASGSIVQEQSADESARAMEEMALGIQRVAEASSSIAEASSDITNQVRTSNGSVQQAIRQMESIRTVTDETASAIQTLQRDSEEAGGILQLITEVSAQTNLLALNAAIEAARAGEAGRGFAVVADEIRKLADQTGSSAAKIQALIEQIQSNTAQAVHSMEESKMNVGDGIATIHQVGSIFEQIMTAIESITSQIQEMSAVSEEMSASTEQVSASVEEMARIAKESAASTKQVAASSQGQLANMNDMRQAAASLSSMAQALEVLIHEFKVVK
- a CDS encoding WG repeat-containing protein, which translates into the protein MQQDTQIKALVRRYLPPGSTLAMLDGPLPKPAVVLADFAGSGAKEVAAGYIWSGHPYVMILRYDNHAWHKSATVEGSGYAISYLGAAKITSPSKSDLIIGWQRGAIWSELVVCTYTDQGWKKVPGDLFYSQIEVEDMPGKEGRDGRAEIALWQHDTGRAYKVKIYRYQDGKWTPATDVYPYYFKKVAAYYEQRVREEPKAAFYRYYLADAQLKAGMPEQALLSIQAGLALSPSYPPPAAWLALKKQAMEKQHTRQTALYPASIKQIGGTNWGYIDAEGRFFIAPTYSYANPFQANGLAVVEEKGRSGVINSSGAFVIEPKYEYISPFTEGLAIVNVKDGFAVINEQGDMLTTKLYSYIAPYHEGRAVFQDSEFRYGYLDTAGREAIPPIYKEATDFHRGKAVVKVKDGLYALITIHGDIIIKYPYAFVGNPGDGLLAFRKTEQGKYGYMDEGGHVIITPRYTSAQPFQNGRAVVNLAADYTNEYGLIDRSGAFIIQPQFNDIEPLGEGRFAVGVALDSKKPFIGSMYAIYDKDGNKRTDFIYENVMPYKQGVASVHNRTETFFIDTSGRRAEGWPVVSGTGTLTIEGALIRADIDNRLSYVDRSGRVVWQQNTVIPLRGTYKVKEEKFKPNKDYLVYYPQVTGLSHPEVEASINKKLRQQSGIKEIDPNVQLDYNYLGDFTVWFFRKNLLVIKLIGYQYYFGAAHGMPTEVYPHIDLQTGRFYELKDLFKKNSDYVKVLSSIIEQQIKTNPKYSYIWQDQYKGIAPNQPFYVGEHALYIYFTPYEIAAYVAGFPTFTIPYVEIMNIIDTQGAFWRSFH